One part of the Solea solea chromosome 1, fSolSol10.1, whole genome shotgun sequence genome encodes these proteins:
- the LOC131463797 gene encoding tripartite motif-containing protein 16-like → MAQGGNQVDRERFCCSICLDLLKDPVTVLCGHSFCMNCIKSHWDGEGEKMIYSCPLCRETFRPRPKLMKSTMLADLVEELKKTEVHDASADPCSAGAEDVACDVCTDRKLKALKSCLVCLASYCEEHLQPHYQSPAFKKHKLVEPSKDLQENICPRHNLVMGMFCRTDQQCICRLCSVEEHKNHNTVSAAVERMQKQRELQLSLQRLRDSKSMQMLTKEVRAIDLSADKAVKDSEKIISELIRLLQERKSEVNQQIRFQQKTEVSRVRVLQMKLQQEITVLNWREAELKPLLNSEDHTQFLLTYLSVPALSPSTHWSSIHIQPRKYFEEVTSAVAKVRDQVQHVLTETQNNVPRTETKVDVSLSQPQPETKEDFLRYSQAITLDPNTANTCLVLSEGNRTVAAVWEAQPYPHHRDRFTHLCQVLSRESMTGRCYWEVKWTGRGLRVALTYKNIGRSGRSGECVLGNNDNSWALDCSNNCCEFFHKGIKTKVSSGLSCKIGVYLDHSAGLLCFYRVSDTMTLLHRVHTTFTLPLHAGVRLNFPGAVAEFC, encoded by the coding sequence ATGGCTCAGGGAGGAAATCAGGTGGACCGAGAAAGATTCTGCTGCTCGATCTGTTTGGATCTACTGAAGGATCCAGTGACTGTTCTCTGTGGACACAGCTTCTGTATGAACTGTATTAAAAGCCACTGGGATGGTGAGGGTGAGAAGATGATCTACAGCTGTCCTCTGTGTAGAGAGACCTTCAGACCGAGGCCTAAACTGATGAAAAGCACCATGTTAGCAGAtttagtggaggagctgaagaagactgAAGTCCATGATGCTTCTGCTGATCCCTGCtctgctggagctgaagatgtggcctgtgatgtctgcactgacaggaaactgaaagctctcaagtcctgtttggtttgtttggcctcttactgtgaggaacatctccagcctcattatcaatcacctgcatttaagaaacacaagctgGTGGAGCCCTCCAAGGACCTCCAGGAGAACATCTGCCCTCGTCACAATTTGGTGATGGGCATGTTCTGTCGCACTGATCAGCAGTGTATCTGTCGTCTCTGCTCTGTGGAAGAACATAAAAACCACAACACGGTCTCGGCTGCAGTAGAGAGGAtgcagaagcagagagagctgcAGCTGAGTCTCCAGAGACTGCGGGACAGCAAGAGCATGCAGATGCTTACAAAGGAGGTGAGGGCTATTGATCTCTCTGCTGATAAAGCAGTAAAGGACAGTGAGAAGATCATCAGTGAGCTGATCCGACTCCTGCAGGAAAGAAAATCTGAGGTGAATCAGCAGATCAGATTCCAGCAGAAAACTGAAGTGAGTCGAGTAAGAGTTCTTCAGatgaagctgcagcaggagatcaCTGTGCTGAATTGgagagaagctgaactgaagcCGCTTCTGAACTCAGAGGATCACACCCAGTTTCTCCTCACCTACCTCTCAGTGCCAGCACTCAGTCCATCTACACACTGGTCCAGCATTCACATCCAACCTCGGAAATACTTTGAGGAGGTGACGTCAGCTGTGGCAAAGGTCAGAGATCAAGTACAGCACGTTCTGACTGAGACACAGAACAATGTCCCAAGGACAGAGACTAAAGTGGACGTTTCACTATcacagccacagccagagaCCAAAGAAGACTTCCTCAGATATTCACAGGCAATCAcactggatccaaacacagcaaacacttgTCTGGTGTTATCTGAGGGAAACCGAACTGTAGCAGCAGTGTGGGAAGCGCAGCCTTATCCTCATCACCGAGACAGATTCACTCATTTGTGTCAGGTCCTGAGTAGAGAGAGCATGACTGGGCGTTGTTACTGGGAGGTTAAGTGGACAGGAAGAGGACTTCGTGTAGCACTGACGTACAAGAACATCGGTAGATCAGGGAGATCGGGAGAATGTGTGTTGGGAAACAATGACAACTCTTGGGCTTTGGATTGTTCTAACAACTGTTGTGAGTTTTTTCACAAGGGGATCAAGACCAAAGTGTCAAGTGGTTTGTCCTGCAAAATAGGAGTTTACCTGGACCACAGTGCAGGTCTTCTGTGCTTCTACAGAGtctctgacaccatgactcTCCTCCACAGAGTCCACACCACATTCACTCTGCCTCTCCATGCTGGAGTTAGGCTTAATTTTCCCGGAGCCGTAGCTGAGTTCTGTTAA
- the pitrm1 gene encoding presequence protease, mitochondrial, translated as MRGVCVIWPPTNAMFRQTKAALQKLRYLSFNGRHHTCRLKSTSAEKALLYQPGQKISGFTVKQVVAVPDLFLTAVKLSHDKTGAQYLHAARDDTNNLFSVQFRTTPMDSTGVPHILEHTVLCGSEKYPCRDPFFKMLNRSLSTFMNAFTASDFTMYPFSTQNGKDFQNLLSVYLDAVFFPCLREQDFRQEGWRLENEDPTDANSPLVFKGVVFNEMKGVFSDNERLYAQHLQNKLYPDHTYSVVSGGEPLAIPDLTWEQLKEFHATHYHPSNARFFTYGDLPLEQHLKQIEEEALSKFERISPNTDVPPQPHWSSPREDHMTCGPDTLAPDPVRQNTLCVSYLLGDITDTFEGFTLSLLSSLMISGPNSPFYKSLIEPKIGTDFSSVVGYDGSTREASFSIGLQGMAEEDTERVKQIISQTMEDIIENGFAEERIEALLHKIEIQMKHQSTNFGLSLASYIASSWNHDGDPVQLLQISDSVAKFRKALEENPRFLQDKVKQYFKENTHRLTLSMSPDDAYLEKQAKAEEEKLQKMVQTLSDFNRTEIYEKGLELLGAQSQTQDASSLPALKVSDIEPTMPVTPVNISSIGSVPVQYCEQPTNGLVYFRAMCSLNTLPEHLRIYVPLFCNVITRMGCGDLDYRQQAQQMEMRTGGMSVSTQVIPDSTELDVYEQGVLLSSSCLERNLPHMFHLWSDIFNSPHFDDNERLRVLVMRSAQELANGISYSGHMYAMTRAGRHLTPAGDLQETVGGMEQVKFMKRIAEISDIGHVIRTLPRIKRHLFNPDIMRCAVNATPQKLSDAAAQVENFIDNVSVNRKERKLSRPNVVERPLDPLDKSGPRKKLITELNFQPCQMKTFYEMPFPVNFVSESIRTVPFCHEDYASLCILARMMTAKFLHGEIREKGGAYGGGAKMGGGGLFTFYSYRDPNSVQTLSAFRKGVDWAKSGQFTQQDIDEAKLSVFSAVDAPEAPADKGMSHFLSGITDDMKQNHRQRLFDVTHQNLSDVAVRYLYTGQRTHGVAILGPENEAIKKDPTWIIK; from the exons ATGCGTGGAGTTTGTGTAATTTGGCCGCCAACAAACGCCATGTTTCGGCAAACGAAGGCGGCGCTCCAGAAACTTCGATATCTGAG TTTCAATGGACGGCATCACACATGTAGGCTGAAGAGCACTTCAGCAGAGAAGGCTCTTCTCTACCAACCAGGACAGAAAATCTCTGGCTTCACAGTCAAGCAG GTTGTAGCCGTCCCCGACCTGTTCCTCACTGCAGTGAAGCTGAGTCATGACAAAACCGGAGCTCAGTACTTGCATGCGGCCCGAGATGACACCAACAACCTCTTCAG TGTCCAGTTCAGGACGACCCCCATGGACAGCACCGGGGTTCCCCACATCCTGGAGCACACAGTGTTGTGTGGATCTGAGAAGTATCCCTGCAGAGACCCGTTCTTCAAGATGCTCAACAGGTCTCTGTCCACCTTCATGAACGCATTCACAG CCAGCGACTTCACCATGTATCCATTCTCAACCCAGAATGGAAAAGACTTCCAGAATCTTCTGTCGGTTTACCTGGATGCAGTGTTCTTCCCTTGTTTAAGAGAGCAGGATTTCAG GCAGGAGGGCTGGAGACTGGAGAACGAAGACCCCACGGACGCCAACTCCCCGCTGGTGTTTAAAGGAGTGGTGTTCAACGAAATGAAGGGGGTTTTT TCAGACAACGAGCGCCTGTACGCCCAGCACCTTCAGAACAAACTGTATCCAGACCACACCTACTCTGTGGTGTCGGGAGGAGAACCTCTGGCCATCCCCGACCTTACCTGGGAGCAACTCAAAGAGTTCCACGCCACACATTACCACCCCAGCAATGCAAG GTTCTTCACCTACGGAGATTTGCCTCTGGAGCAGCATCTGAAGCAGATTGAAGAGGAAGCTCTCTCCAAGTTTGAGCGCATCAGCCCGAACACAGACGTTCCACCTCAGCCTCACTGGAGCAGCCCG AGAGAGGATCACATGACCTGCGGCCCCGACACTCTGGCGCCAGATCCCGTCAGACAGAACACGCTGTGTGTGAGCTACCTGCTGGGAGA CATCACTGACACGTTTGAGGGATTCACGCTCAGTCTGTTGTCTTCTCTGATGATCTCTGGACCAAACTCTCCCTTCTACAAAAGTCTCATCGAGCCCAAGATCGGAACTGACTTCTCCTCTGTCGTCGG ATATGACGGCAGCACCAGAGAGGCGTCGTTCAGCATTGGCCTGCAGGGCATGGCTGAGGAGGACACGGAGAGGGTAAAACAAATCATCAGCCAAACCATGGAGGACATTATTGA GAACGGCTTTGCGGAGGAAAGAATCGAGGCACTCCTCCACAAGATCGAGATCCAAATGAAACACCAGTCCACCAACTTTGGTCTGTCCTTGGCTTCG TACATTGCATCATCGTGGAACCATGACGGTGACCCAGTTCAGCTGCTGCAGATCAGCGACAGCGTGGCCAAGTTCAGAAAGGCATTGGAGGAGAACCCTCGCTTCCTCCAGGACAAAGTCAAGCAGTACTTTAAG gagaacacacacagactgacccTGTCCATGAGCCCAGATGACGCCTATCTGGAAAAGCAGGCCAAAGCCGAGGAGGAGAAACTGCAGAAAATGgtccagactctgtctgacTTCAACAGGACGGAGATTTATGAGAAAG GTCTGGAACTGCTGGGAGCTCAGAGTCAAACCCAGGACGCCTCCAGTCTGCCGGCGCTCAAAGTGAGCGACATTGAGCCGACAATGCCCGTCACTCCTGTCAACATCAGCTCCATAG GCAGTGTCCCCGTGCAGTACTGCGAGCAGCCCACCAATGGCTTGGTGTACTTCAGAGCCATGTGTAGCCTCAACACGCTGCCAGAGCATCTGAGGATTTACGTCCCGCTCTTCTGTAATGTCATTACCAG AATGGGCTGTGGTGATCTGGACTACAGGCAGCAGGCACAGCAGATGGAGATGAGGACAGGCGGCATGTCCGTCTCTACCCAGGTCATCCCCGACTCCACAGAGCTGGACGTGTACGAGCAA ggagttctcctgtcctcctcctgcctTGAGAGGAACCTCCCTCACATGTTTCATCTGTGGAGTGACATTTTCAACAg CCCTCACTTTGACGACAACGAGCGTCTCAGAGTCCTGGTGATGAGGTCGGCGCAGGAACTGGCCAACGGGATCTCGTACTCGGGTCACATGTACGCCATGACCCGTGCGGGCCGTCACCTGACCCCTGCTGGAGACCTGCAGGAAACTGTCGGGGGAATGGAGCAG GTGAAGTTCATGAAGAGGATAGCCGAGATTTCCGACATTGGCCACGTGATCAGGACATTGCCCAGGATCAAAAGGCACCTTTTCAACCCGGATATCATGAG aTGTGCGGTCAACGCAACGCCACAGAAACTGAGTGATGCGGCCGCACAAGTGGAGAATTTCATCGACAACGTCAGTGTCAACAGGAAAGAACGCAAACTTTCCCGACCAAATGTTGTAGAG AGACCATTAGACCCTCTGGACAAGTCTGGACCGAGGAAGAAACTGATCACT GAGCTGAATTTCCAGCCGTGTCAGATGAAAACCTTCTACGAGATGCCTTTTCCCGTCAATTTTGTCAGTGAGAGCATACGAACGGTGCCGTTCTGCCATGAAGATTACGCCAG tttgtGTATCTTAGCGAGGATGATGACAGCCAAGTTCCTCCACGGAGAGATCCGAGAGAAGGGCGGAGCCTATGGAGGCGGGGCCAAGATGGGGGGAGGCGGTCTCTTCACCTTTTACTCATACAG GGATCCAAACTCGGTGCAGACGTTATCTGCATTTCGTAAAGGTGTCGACTGGGCTAAGTCAGGACAGTTCACCCAACAAGACATCGACGAAGCCAAACTGTCGGTTTTCTCCGCCGTCGACGCGCCAGAGGCTCCGGCCGACAAAG GAATGAGTCATTTCCTCAGTGGAATCACAGACGACATGAAACAGAATCACAGACAAAGACTTTTTGACGTCACGCACCAAAACCTGTCGGACGTGGCTGTGAG GTACTTATACACTGGACAGAGGACGCACGGCGTCGCCATCCTCGGACCAGAGAACGAGGCGATTAAGAAAGATCCGACATGGATCATAAAGTAA